The Humulus lupulus chromosome 4, drHumLupu1.1, whole genome shotgun sequence genome has a window encoding:
- the LOC133832085 gene encoding uncharacterized protein LOC133832085 produces the protein MSADVARAHGGDAGGDPPPDPTRIPTTCDSGIPIKRKGRGAAIGKDLEERRRKNGKPLEVTFCPRTYKVVGIEHAAFVRLVGTQIKTKVPGHYGSWELVPQQYKDQVLAIIQYYYQIAGREDFLKCLNGIDREMKDRYRNRKTLRHEHFEKYYNGPEDWDKVLNNPTNDVNKEEWKQICQLFTSPQFIARSIKNKENRKKQKYSTTKGTKSLAAVRFEKTNPDLIESWKDYHWKKSKNDFVNDDARQDYEKLKVDFELRTQQTSTDASNNDSPSSVDQEEVLQKVLGQRRGHERGVGRKLKGSGSRSSSTQHSHFSESQVPPHHSREYIENLENNLQKLTDQVNFLTQYFVPPFRPPNVQMPHVPDSDNTSRASSSQPPAPTHPSMYGAAPSYHMVPPYMYGTTPYPCPIPPSSQPSYPYMYGAGSSTLPPQYPWPMPPPPPPPQQSQPPQQPQQEDNREEDEATDLGD, from the exons atgtcagcagatgtggctagagctcacggtggagacgctggcggtgatcctccaccggatcctactaggatcccgactACATGCGACTcag gaATCCCAATTAAGAGAAAGGGTCGTGGCGCAGCTATTGGAAAAGATCTAGAGGAGAGGCGGCGTAAAAATGGAAAACCATTGGAAGTAACGTTTTGCCCACGAACGTACAAGGTTGTTGGAATCGAGCACGCTGCTTTTGTCCGCCTTGTGGGAACCCAAATTAAAACGAAAGTTCCCGGACATTACGGTTCATGGGAATTAGTGCCTCAACAATACAAGGATCAGGTCCTTGCCATAATTCag TACTATTATCAAATAGCGGGCCGCGAGGATTTCTTAAAGTGTTTAAATGGTATCGATCGAGAGATGAAAGACCGATACCGCAATAGGAAAACACTAAGACACGAACActttgagaaatactacaatggaCCGGAGGATTGGGATAAGGTTTTAAACAACCCAACCAATGATGTTAACAAGGAGGAGTGGAAGCAGATTtgtcagttatttacaagtcCACAATTTATTGCGCGCTCCATAAAGAATAAGGAAAATCGGAAGAAACAAAAGTATTCTACAACAAAGGGTACAAAATCGCTGGCAGCCGTCCGTTTTGAAAAA ACGAACCCGGACCTCATTGAGTCATGGAAGGATTATCATTGGAAGAAATCAAAAAATGATTTCGTGAACGATGATGCtcgccaagattat GAAAAACTGAAGGTTGATTTTGAGTTACGAACTCAGCAAACATCCActgatgcttctaataatgatagTCCGTCATCAGTTGATCAGGAGGAGGTGCTACAAAAAGTATTAGGCCAAAGGCGTGGACATGAGCGAGGAGTGGGCCGCAAATTGAAGGGGTCGGGGTCGAGGTCATCATCTACCCAACACTCTCACTTCAGCGAGTctcaagttcctcctcatcattcaagagaatatatagaaaatCTGGAGAATAATTTACAGAAATTGACTGATCAAGTTAATTTCTTAACTCAATATTTTGTACCTCCATTTCGTCCACCAAACGTTCAGATGCCGCATGTGCCTGATAGTGACAATACTTCTAGGGCTtcgtcttctcaacctccagctccaaCTCATCCTTCTATGTACGGGGCAGCGCCGTCTTATCATATGGTACCTCCATATATGTACGGAACAACACCTTATCCGTGTCCGATTCCACCGTCCTCCCAGCCAtcgtatccctacatgtatggagctggatcgtccacattacctccccaatatccttggccgatgccgccaccgccaccgccaccgcaGCAATCACAACCACCGCAACAACCACAACAAGAAGACAATAGGGAGGAGGACGAGGCAACTGACTTAGGAGACtaa